From Pseudomonadota bacterium, one genomic window encodes:
- a CDS encoding DUF448 domain-containing protein, with amino-acid sequence MVTARSRQPTTPRSMRGSRSSPRTWEACPPSTSTSRRLRLFRWPTRTTIARRRRAATTTMVSRRSERKADAHGGSRWRKTITPISSEAGEEVGSASHTPTRVCVVCRVAHLRTTLVRLVRRPGGRIGWPENVTCDPSGTRNDAEGAGQVSSDGEANERMRRGARVAPTGKGLYVCRGGDCLARLIREKRFKRMFADAMEEACMARLSEMLGPSGERPPSG; translated from the coding sequence ATGGTTACGGCGAGGAGCCGGCAGCCTACGACCCCGCGCTCTATGAGGGGGTCGAGGTCGAGCCCCAGGACATGGGAAGCCTGCCCACCTTCTACCTCGACCAGCCGGCGCCTGAGGCTGTTCCGCTGGCCGACAAGGACGACCATCGCAAGAAGAAGAAGGGCCGCGACGACGACGATGGTCTCAAGAAGAAGCGAGCGAAAGGCGGACGCCCACGGCGGTTCGAGGTGGAGGAAGACGATTACACCGATATCGTCTGAGGCGGGTGAGGAAGTCGGTTCGGCCTCTCACACGCCCACGCGGGTGTGTGTGGTCTGCCGAGTTGCCCACCTTAGAACAACGCTGGTCCGACTCGTCCGCCGTCCCGGCGGACGGATCGGCTGGCCCGAGAATGTGACCTGCGACCCATCCGGCACTCGCAACGATGCGGAGGGAGCAGGTCAGGTCTCTTCCGACGGAGAGGCAAACGAGAGAATGCGCCGAGGCGCGCGCGTGGCCCCCACGGGAAAAGGGCTGTACGTGTGCCGAGGCGGTGACTGTCTGGCTCGCTTGATTCGCGAGAAGCGATTCAAGCGGATGTTCGCTGACGCGATGGAAGAAGCGTGCATGGCGCGCTTGAGCGAGATGCTCGGTCCTTCGGGAGAACGGCCTCCAAGCGGATAG
- the nusA gene encoding transcription termination/antitermination protein NusA: MNTEFISALKQIEKDRNIPLDMLVLALEDALAAAYKRNFGPDENIMVEINRQNGQSRVFSRKLVVEEVEDPILQMSLEEAEMLVDGVQPGEEVLIEVTPTDFGRIAAQTAKQVIVQRIREAEREIVFSEYARKEGDIVTGPLQRYENRNALIDLGKAEGVLMASEMSPHEYFRHGERVRAYVIEVRRTTRGPQVLLSRTHPALLKRLFELEVPEIRQGLINVKAVVREPGYRSKIAVKSNDPSIDPVGACVGPKGSRVQSVVDELRGEKIDIINWNQNPAVFVSNALSPARVVHVVLNVQEKTALVVVPDQQLSLAIGKEGQNARLAAKLTGWKIDIKSEAQWRDIQREEEARRAEEELQRQAEEAEKARIAAERAALGLPPLEEPEQPAPEAEPGYGYGEEPAAYDPALYEGVEVEPQDMGSLPTFYLDQPAPEAVPLADKDDHRKKKKGRDDDDGLKKKRAKGGRPRRFEVEEDDYTDIV; the protein is encoded by the coding sequence ATGAACACAGAATTCATCAGTGCGCTGAAGCAGATCGAGAAAGATCGGAACATCCCCCTCGACATGCTCGTCCTGGCGCTCGAAGACGCCCTGGCTGCGGCCTATAAGCGCAACTTCGGTCCCGACGAGAACATCATGGTCGAGATCAACCGGCAGAACGGCCAGAGCCGTGTATTCAGCCGCAAGCTCGTCGTCGAAGAGGTCGAGGACCCGATCCTCCAGATGTCCCTCGAAGAAGCCGAGATGCTCGTCGATGGCGTGCAGCCCGGCGAAGAGGTTCTTATCGAGGTCACACCCACCGACTTCGGTCGCATCGCCGCCCAGACCGCCAAGCAGGTCATCGTGCAGCGCATCCGCGAGGCAGAGCGCGAGATCGTGTTCAGCGAGTATGCCCGCAAGGAAGGCGACATCGTCACTGGTCCCCTGCAGCGCTACGAGAATCGCAACGCGCTCATCGACCTGGGCAAGGCGGAAGGCGTGCTCATGGCCTCCGAGATGTCGCCTCACGAGTACTTCCGTCACGGGGAGCGCGTCCGCGCCTACGTCATCGAGGTCCGTCGCACCACGCGCGGGCCGCAGGTCCTGCTGTCTCGCACGCACCCCGCGCTGCTGAAGCGCCTGTTCGAGCTCGAGGTCCCCGAGATCAGGCAGGGGCTCATCAACGTCAAAGCCGTGGTGCGTGAGCCCGGATATCGTTCGAAGATCGCCGTCAAGAGCAATGACCCGAGCATCGATCCGGTCGGTGCGTGCGTGGGTCCGAAGGGCTCGCGGGTTCAGTCGGTGGTCGACGAGCTCCGCGGCGAGAAGATCGACATCATCAACTGGAACCAGAATCCTGCGGTCTTCGTCTCCAATGCGCTGTCGCCCGCGCGTGTCGTGCATGTGGTGCTCAACGTTCAGGAGAAGACCGCCCTGGTCGTGGTGCCGGACCAGCAGCTCTCCCTGGCCATCGGCAAGGAGGGGCAGAACGCGCGCCTTGCAGCCAAGCTGACCGGGTGGAAGATCGACATCAAGAGCGAGGCGCAGTGGCGCGACATCCAGCGCGAGGAAGAGGCGCGTCGCGCCGAGGAGGAGCTGCAGCGGCAGGCGGAAGAGGCCGAGAAGGCACGCATCGCCGCCGAGCGCGCAGCACTGGGTCTTCCCCCCCTCGAGGAGCCTGAGCAGCCCGCGCCCGAGGCCGAGCCTGGGTATGGTTACGGCGAGGAGCCGGCAGCCTACGACCCCGCGCTCTATGAGGGGGTCGAGGTCGAGCCCCAGGACATGGGAAGCCTGCCCACCTTCTACCTCGACCAGCCGGCGCCTGAGGCTGTTCCGCTGGCCGACAAGGACGACCATCGCAAGAAGAAGAAGGGCCGCGACGACGACGATGGTCTCAAGAAGAAGCGAGCGAAAGGCGGACGCCCACGGCGGTTCGAGGTGGAGGAAGACGATTACACCGATATCGTCTGA
- a CDS encoding co-chaperone GroES, whose translation MTTATKLSIRPLGDRVILKALPSEEKTRGGVILPDTAKEKPQQAEVVAVGTGRLLDNGEKVPMEVKVGDKVLYGKYSGTEVKIEGEEFLIVKETEILGILQG comes from the coding sequence ATGACAACGGCAACCAAGCTGAGCATCCGCCCGCTGGGCGATCGCGTCATCCTGAAGGCGCTCCCGAGCGAGGAGAAGACCCGCGGAGGCGTCATCCTTCCCGACACCGCGAAGGAGAAGCCCCAGCAGGCCGAGGTGGTGGCCGTCGGTACCGGCCGCCTGCTCGACAACGGCGAGAAGGTCCCGATGGAAGTCAAGGTCGGTGACAAGGTGCTGTACGGCAAGTACTCAGGCACCGAGGTGAAGATCGAGGGCGAAGAGTTCCTCATCGTCAAGGAAACCGAGATCCTCGGCATCCTCCAGGGCTGA